Genomic window (Nitrospirales bacterium LBB_01):
AATTTCTTTAGGTTTAAAGACTCACACGTACCAAACATCATAGTGGATGACCGCAAGCGGGTTTATTATGAGGACAAGGACATTGAGGCAGACTTAAGAATAGCCATAATTCCAACAGTTTATGGCGACAAGATGGTGCTGCGGATTTTAATACAGGCTGAGGTAGTGCCTACATTTGAAAAGCTGGGTATGTTTAAAAATTTAATCGAAAAATATCGCATTGTGTGCTCTATGGCCTCTGGGATTGTGATTGTAACAGGCCCTACTGGCTCCGGTAAGAGCACCACGCTTTATTCTACTATGGACTATCTAAATCGTGAGGACATCAGCATTCTAACGCTTGAAGACCCTCCGGAGTATCTGATTGACGGCGTATCACAGGTGCGTGTGGGGTCAGACGATTCAAGAGAAACATCGTACAGCAAGGGGATAAGAGCAGCGCTCAGACAAGACCCGGACATTATAATGTTTGGTGAAATGCGTGATAAGGAATCCGCCTCGGTGGCACTAACTGCAGGGCTAACCGGTCACTTACTGTTTACAACGCTTCATACCAATGATGCCGCCTCAGCCATAGCCAGACTATTTGATATGGGCATCAGGCCGTTTCTGTTGTCATCAACTTTGGTCTCTATACTGGGGCAAAGACTGGTCAGAGTACTATGTCCCCACTGTAAGGTGGAATATATGCCGGGATGGGAGGAGCTTGAGTTTTTCACATTATTCATACATGATGTGGAAACAGATATTAAAAACGGTAAGATAAAGTTTCATCGGGGCAGCGGGTGCAAAAACTGCAATAACACAGGGTTTAAGGGCATGATAGCAATTCATGAGCTGCTTTGCTTAAACGATGAGATAAAAAGAGCAGTGTTACAGGGCGCAGTTTCAAAAGAAGCGGAAAACATTGCGAGACGCTATGGAATGACCTCTCTTGTGGAGGATGGTTTTTTGAAAGCTGTGGAGGGGGTTACAACAATAGAGGAAGTTCTGAGGGTGTCTAAAAATCTTGAAAATCCTAAAAATAAGCGGACTATTGATGAGATTAGATACCTGCTTGAGGGTAATATGCAAAGACAGGATATACTGTCAGCAATGTTTAGTTATGGTTTTGAACCGGATGGCTTTGGACGCAGCGGCAACAACCTATAGTATCAGTCATCTCATCAATAAAATTACTAAATGCTTATTGAGTTAACTCCAGTTGAGATTTTTCAAGATTCTGATGAGGTAGGTTTATATGTTTTGAAGTGCAAAAAAGGACTGGATTCCCGCTCGGAGGCTGGAATGACAAAGGGACATAACCCCTCTCTCTGTCATTCCTGCGAAAGCAGGAATCCATTTTTTTATTTATGTCTTTGAACACAACTCAGTATTAGCTAAATCAATTCCTATCATGTTATACTACAATTTTTATTGACCGTAGTTCTATGAATAATTTCAGGAGGAATCACATGACTGACAATAGATGCAGTGTTTTAATAGTTGACGATGAGTCAGGCAGCAGGCAGCTCTTAAGGCTGATACTACAGGACAAGTATAGGCTGTCGTTTGCTTCAAGCGGTAAGATGGCGCTTGAAGCAGCCCAGAGCGTAAAGCCTGATTTAATACTTCTTGACATCATAATGCCTGAAATGGACGGATATGAGACGTGTAAAAGATTGAAGACCATACCGGCAACATCCGATGTTCCGGTTATTTTTATAAGCGCCCTTACAGACATCACAGAGAAAGTTAACGCTTTTAATAGCGGAGCGGTGGATTATGTCTGCAAACCGTTTCAAAGCGATGAGGTTATCTCCCGTATAGAAACCCATCTGAAACTGTATAATCTGCAGCGGCATCTGGAAAAACAGGTTGAGATGGAGGTTAACAAACGCAGAATGGACGAGCAGATGCTGATTCAACAGTCAAAGATGGCAGCAATGGGCGAAATGATTGGCGCAATTGCCCATCAATGGAAACAGCCGTTGAATTCACTGGGGCTTATAGTGCAGGATGTTGAGGATGCCTTTGAGGCAGGTGAGGTCGATAAAGAGTATCTCAAACAGTTTTCCAATCAATGTATGGGACTTATTACGCTTATGTCTCACACGGTAAATGATTTTCAAAACTTTCTGAAGCCATCAGATAAAAAAGATATTTTTGACGTAACAGGGGCTTTTTATGAGGTTGTCAACCTGTTTTCTGATCTTCTAAAAAAGGATGATATCTATGTGCGGATTAATACCCCAGAAACATGCCGCTGTTATACAACAGGTTATCGTAATGAATTAAAGCAGGTTATCTTAAATCTGATAAATAACAGCCGGGACGCAATAAATGGGAGAAGGAAAAAAGGGGCAGCTGTAACAGAAGACGGTTGGATTACGATTGACATCAAGGATGTAGAAATGAAAGTTGTTGTACACATATGCGACAACGGGGGTGGAATCGCCGATAATGTGATAGACAAAGTCTTTGAAGCATACGTTACAACCAAAGGAGAGGGTGGCACAGGGATAGGGCTTTACATGTCTAAAGCCATTATAGAGAACAAGATGAACGGCAAAATCTCAGCATCAAACATAGAAGGCGGAGCACGGTTTGTCATAGAGCTGCCGCTTGTTAAACCCGATGGAGAGATACAATGACGGACACTACGTTTAATATTCTGATAGTTGACGATGAGGCCGGTAACAGGCAGGTCATGAGGCAGATATTGAAAGATTCGTACAAACTGTTCTTTGCCACAGACGGCAACGAGGCTTTGAGTATTGCAGAGAAAGCAAAACCGGATATGATTTTGCTTGACGTTATGATGCCGGGAATTGACGGCTATGAGACATGCCGCCGTTTAAAAGGAAACACTGATACTGAGGACATTCCTGTTATTTTTATTACATCTTTGGCAGAGACGGGAGATGAGTCAAGAGGGTTTGAAGCCGGTGGAGTGGATTACATCACTAAGCCAGTGTCACCGCCTGTTTTATTACACAGGGTTGCGGCTCATTTGGAAATCTTCAACCAAAAGCGGCTTTGTGAGGAGATTATCAAGAATCGCACAAAGCAGTTGCAGGAAAGCCAGGAATCCGCTGTGTTTATGCTTGGAGACGCAGGGCATTTTAACGACTCCGATACTGGAAGCCACGTATGGAGAATGGCCTCTTACTCTGTAGAAATTGCAAGGGCATGTGCATGGCCTGTTGAGGTGGTTGAAATGATAGCGCTTGCTGCGGCAATGCACGATACGGGAAAAATAGGAGTACCCGGCAGCATTTTAAGAAAACCCGGCAAATTGGACGCTGAGGAGTGGAAAGTAATGATGGCACATACAACAGTTGGGCACAGTATCCTTTCTAAGAGCAACACACCCCTGTTTAGGATGTCGGCAGACATTGCGCTATATCATCATGAAAAGTGGGACGGCACGGGTTATCCTAAGGGGCTTAAGGGAAAAGACATACCGCAAAGCGCCGCAATTGTGGCAGTAGCCGATGTCTTTGACGCACTCACTATGATACGCCCTTACAAAGAGGCATGGCCTGTTGATAAGGCTCTGGATGAGATTAAAAAAGGCGCCGGAGCCCATTTTGACCCGCATATTGTTAGGTGTTTTTTTGATATTGAAGACGAAATCAGAAGACTCAAGGAGTTTTGGGATGAAAGGGAAAAAGACGGAAATCCTCAGTAAGATTGCCAGTAAGACCGATTGAAATTACATAAAAATATTGTAGCGGCGGCAATATTGATTTTGGCACTAATTGCCGGCGGCGCTCTCTACTATTTGTCAGCGAAGAACAGCTCAAAACCGCATCAAACCAACAGTGATAAAAATGTATATAAGCTGCGTTTTGGTCATAATATGCCCAAAGACAGCGCAATGGGTGTTGCCGCCTCTAAATTTGCCGAAGTAGTTTCGCAAAAAACAAACGGTAAAGTGTCCATAGAGATTTACCCCAATCAGGAGCTTGGCAATGACCACAAAATGATAGAGATGGCGGTTGGGGGTGATTTGGACATACTGCTCTCTCCTACTGCTAAAATGAGTGCCGTGCTTCCTGCCATGCAGTACTCTGACATCCCGTTTCTGTTTCCACACAAAGAGGACGCCTATGCAATGCTGGATGGGGAGCCAGGGAAACTGCTTTTGGATGAGCTTAACCAGTATGGTCTTATCGGTATTACGTTTTGGGGAAACGGTTTTAAACAATTCACTGCAAACAGGGAAATACATTCCCCCGGAGATTTTAAAAACGTAAATGTCAGGGTCATGAAAAGCCCCATGATAATGGATCAGTTCAGAGAATTTAACGGCAATCCTATTCCTATTGATTTTGCAGAAACCTATAAGGCTCTCAAGGACAAGGTCGTTGAGGCGCAGGAAAACCCGATAGCTGCCATTTACGGAATGAAATTCCATGAGGTTCAAACTCACATCATAATAAGCAATCACGCATATTTGGCGTATGTGTTTTGCTTTAGTAAAAAAACTCTTGATAAACTTCCGCCCGATATTCAACAAACACTTATAACTACTGCCAAAGAGCTGACAAATTTTGAAAGACAACTAATAGACAGCAATGAAGCGGATTTACTAAAAAAGATGGCTGACTCTGGAGCGAAAATATTATATCTTAATGACAACGAAACAAAGAGATTTCAGCTTGCCTCTAAAAGCATTCTTTATAAATATACACCCGTCATTGGTGATGAGATAATAGATGCAACGACGGAGTATCTTAAACAAAAGTATAACCTTGACATTGGAAATGAAATTATAATAGGTTTGAATGCTGATATGACGCTTGGCTCAGCTCAGGCAGGGATTGCAATAGAAAGAGGCATGAAACTTGCCGTAAAGGAGATAAACGAAAGGAGTGGAATACTTGGTAAAAAACTGATGCTTGTCACAATGGATCACGCCGGAAATGTATCCAGAAGTAATGAAAACATAAGGGAATTTGCTAAAATCAAAAATCTCGTTGCCGTTATGGGAGGTCAAAACAGCCACATCGTATTAAGAGATTTAAAACTAATACATTCTAATAATATTATTTATCTTATCCCGTGGGCGGCTCACCCTGAGATAGTCCAAAACGGTTTTGATCCAAATTATGTTTTCAGACTTTCTGCCAATGATACAT
Coding sequences:
- the cpaF gene encoding Flp pilus assembly complex ATPase component; the encoded protein is MTTERRRRIGEMLMDSGVINKKQLTSALQRQNQLREQGEVALLGSVLIELKILTSNQLVSFIQLNKINVPLGEYLVINGKITKDELRRVLELQKLNPQKRLGTLLVEELKLISEETLLKTIAKQNNMPRIKPDMSEVDPELFFTFSKKTLMENRFIPYKKYHGEPSAVVYQCIISESDIKNMQKIKNYMTREITNSLTVSDEKTKMTLSIEFALASLNEILAFIPHVYDNREAVSLSQKIIVESTSTTDVLTVGAKYYSSNHNLNIFMQLLMRALDLRASDIHIEPSKHNLRVRFRIDGILIEQPGLPKTLNAAFVRGLKNFFRFKDSHVPNIIVDDRKRVYYEDKDIEADLRIAIIPTVYGDKMVLRILIQAEVVPTFEKLGMFKNLIEKYRIVCSMASGIVIVTGPTGSGKSTTLYSTMDYLNREDISILTLEDPPEYLIDGVSQVRVGSDDSRETSYSKGIRAALRQDPDIIMFGEMRDKESASVALTAGLTGHLLFTTLHTNDAASAIARLFDMGIRPFLLSSTLVSILGQRLVRVLCPHCKVEYMPGWEELEFFTLFIHDVETDIKNGKIKFHRGSGCKNCNNTGFKGMIAIHELLCLNDEIKRAVLQGAVSKEAENIARRYGMTSLVEDGFLKAVEGVTTIEEVLRVSKNLENPKNKRTIDEIRYLLEGNMQRQDILSAMFSYGFEPDGFGRSGNNL
- a CDS encoding hybrid sensor histidine kinase/response regulator, yielding MTDNRCSVLIVDDESGSRQLLRLILQDKYRLSFASSGKMALEAAQSVKPDLILLDIIMPEMDGYETCKRLKTIPATSDVPVIFISALTDITEKVNAFNSGAVDYVCKPFQSDEVISRIETHLKLYNLQRHLEKQVEMEVNKRRMDEQMLIQQSKMAAMGEMIGAIAHQWKQPLNSLGLIVQDVEDAFEAGEVDKEYLKQFSNQCMGLITLMSHTVNDFQNFLKPSDKKDIFDVTGAFYEVVNLFSDLLKKDDIYVRINTPETCRCYTTGYRNELKQVILNLINNSRDAINGRRKKGAAVTEDGWITIDIKDVEMKVVVHICDNGGGIADNVIDKVFEAYVTTKGEGGTGIGLYMSKAIIENKMNGKISASNIEGGARFVIELPLVKPDGEIQ
- a CDS encoding response regulator encodes the protein MTDTTFNILIVDDEAGNRQVMRQILKDSYKLFFATDGNEALSIAEKAKPDMILLDVMMPGIDGYETCRRLKGNTDTEDIPVIFITSLAETGDESRGFEAGGVDYITKPVSPPVLLHRVAAHLEIFNQKRLCEEIIKNRTKQLQESQESAVFMLGDAGHFNDSDTGSHVWRMASYSVEIARACAWPVEVVEMIALAAAMHDTGKIGVPGSILRKPGKLDAEEWKVMMAHTTVGHSILSKSNTPLFRMSADIALYHHEKWDGTGYPKGLKGKDIPQSAAIVAVADVFDALTMIRPYKEAWPVDKALDEIKKGAGAHFDPHIVRCFFDIEDEIRRLKEFWDEREKDGNPQ
- a CDS encoding DctP family TRAP transporter solute-binding subunit, with amino-acid sequence MKLHKNIVAAAILILALIAGGALYYLSAKNSSKPHQTNSDKNVYKLRFGHNMPKDSAMGVAASKFAEVVSQKTNGKVSIEIYPNQELGNDHKMIEMAVGGDLDILLSPTAKMSAVLPAMQYSDIPFLFPHKEDAYAMLDGEPGKLLLDELNQYGLIGITFWGNGFKQFTANREIHSPGDFKNVNVRVMKSPMIMDQFREFNGNPIPIDFAETYKALKDKVVEAQENPIAAIYGMKFHEVQTHIIISNHAYLAYVFCFSKKTLDKLPPDIQQTLITTAKELTNFERQLIDSNEADLLKKMADSGAKILYLNDNETKRFQLASKSILYKYTPVIGDEIIDATTEYLKQKYNLDIGNEIIIGLNADMTLGSAQAGIAIERGMKLAVKEINERSGILGKKLMLVTMDHAGNVSRSNENIREFAKIKNLVAVMGGQNSHIVLRDLKLIHSNNIIYLIPWAAHPEIVQNGFDPNYVFRLSANDTYVAPFLLNQALKRTKKIALIRVNSAWGTRNEEIMVKYLKEQKLSFTTVESFNVGDTDFYNQIERIYKSGAEVIIMIAQADEGALIVKHIFHTGKKIPIIAHRAMTGGNFYTEVKKELKTIDLSFIQTYSFLTANNTSLVQEYMKEYNIKTPQEIFSPSGTASAYDLVYLLAEAIKQAAAIDRELVRNALENIVHFEGLSKTHSPPFTKDRHDALDESAYFMAVYDSNGVIVPIHEDKK